A stretch of Cicer arietinum cultivar CDC Frontier isolate Library 1 chromosome 5, Cicar.CDCFrontier_v2.0, whole genome shotgun sequence DNA encodes these proteins:
- the LOC105851985 gene encoding pentatricopeptide repeat-containing protein At2g44880-like: MALREGLEVHCVVLKNGFCVNLYVGTSLVDMYVKFGFLGSARKVFDEMFVRSLVSWTAVIVGYARCGDMSEARKLFDVMHDRDIAASNVMIDGYVKMECMDLARDLFDKMKDKNVISWTSMVHGYCEDDDVVAARFMFDCMPVKNVLSWNAMIRGYCENRRPHDALKLFWEMRGSLDVEMNKVTVASVLPAVADLSSLDLGVWIHGFVQRKRLDEDVHVCNALVDMYEKCGEIGKAKLFFEEMNEKDTSSWNALINGYGVNGCAKEALEVFAAMLREGFEPNEITMTSVLSACNHCGLVEEGRRCFKEMERFGIVPQIEHYGCMIDLLGRVGYLDEAENLIFCVVALSVASSV; the protein is encoded by the coding sequence atggctttgagagaaggtttggaggttcattgtgttgttttgaaaaatgggttttgtgttaatttgtatgttgggacttctttggttgatatgtatgTGAAGTTTGGTTTTTTGGGTAGTGCTAggaaggtgtttgatgaaatgtttgtgagaagtttggtttCTTGGACTGCTGTTATTGTTGGGTATGCTAGGTGTGGGGATATGAGTGAGGCCAGGAAGCTTTTTGATGTTATGCATGATAGAGATATTGCtgcttctaatgttatgattgatgggtatgtgaaaatggagtgtatggatttggcgagggatttgtttgataagatgaaggataagaatgttatttcttggactagtatggttcatggttattgtgaggatgatgatgttgtggcggctagatttatgtttgattgtatgcctgtcaagaatGTGCTTAGTTGGAATGCGATGATTAGGGGATATTGTGAGAATAGACGACCACACGATGCGTTGAAGTTGTTTTGGGAAATGAGGGGAAGTTTGGATGTGGAAATGAATAAAGTGACGGTTGCGAGTGTTCTTCCTGCTGTTGCTGATTTGAGTTCTTTGGATTTGGGTGTTTGGATTCATGGGTTTGTGCAAAGGAAACgacttgatgaagatgttcaCGTGTGTAATgctttggttgatatgtatgaaaaatgtggggaaattggaaaagctaaattgttttttgaggagatgaatgaaaaagatacatcgtcgtggaatgctttgataaatggttatggtgtcaatggttgtgcgaaggaagcgttagaagtattcgcagcaatgttacgggaaggatttgaaccgaatgagataacaatgactagtgtgttatctgcttgcaaccattgtggtttggtagaggaaggaagaagatgcttcaaagaaatggagagatttggaattgtgcctcagattgagcattatggttgtatgattgaccttctaggaagggttggatacttggatgaggctgaaaatttgatcttctgtgttgtcgctctgtctgttgcttcttctgtttga